A single genomic interval of Arachis duranensis cultivar V14167 chromosome 7, aradu.V14167.gnm2.J7QH, whole genome shotgun sequence harbors:
- the LOC107458477 gene encoding uncharacterized protein LOC107458477, whose translation MEVYGKSMVAAPANVIYLSSILGQDGPVPVHKCDWKCQNENVCGNMYRCKLTGLTHICDKNCNQRILYDNHSSLCLASGKIFPLSQEEEQAVRGVRRKLDAENSLADSCGCKRRRDAQFHPSPFERSFSAVSPICSQVGDGMDMS comes from the coding sequence ATGGAGGTATATGGCAAATCTATGGTTGCAGCTCCTGCAAATGTTATTTATCTGTCAAGTATTTTGGGCCAAGATGGTCCTGTTCCTGTTCACAAATGTGACTGGAAATGTCAAAATGAAAATGTTTGCGGGAACATGTACCGCTGCAAGCTAACAGGGCTGACTCACATCTGTGATAAAAACTGTAACCAGAGAATTCTGTATGATAATCATAGCTCTCTTTGCCTAGCAAGTGGCAAAATTTTCCCCCTTTCGCAAGAAGAGGAACAAGCTGTGAGAGGTGTTCGCAGAAAGCTTGATGCAGAGAATTCGCTCGCTGATAGCTGTGGTTGTAAGCGGAGGCGTGATGCACAATTCCACCCGTCTCCTTTCGAGAGATCCTTCTCTGCTGTCAGTCCTATCTGCAGCCAAGTTGGAGATGGCATGGATATGAGCTAG
- the LOC107458466 gene encoding pathogenesis-related thaumatin-like protein 3.5: MSIWKFPTFFLVMFTFFSCSFSSIFTITNNCPYTIWPGTLSGAGSPSLATTGFRLDPGLSVKLTSVPGWSGRIWARTGCTFDATGTGKCQTGDCGGRLECDGNGAAPPTSLFEITLGKGTDQDYYDVSMVDGYNLPLLAQPRGVYGGAACNATGCVTDINRGCPKELQVVGGDGYQDEGGVVGCRSACEAFGSDQYCCSGAFANPTTCQPSYYSTIFKRACPRAYSYAFDDGTSTFTCKAYEYDIVFCPSSYRYAQKHFSLPSIQFLISSLVCS; this comes from the exons atgtcAATATGGAAATTCCCAACTTTCTTTCTTGTTATGTTTACGTTCTTCTCTTGTTCTTTCTCTAGCATTTTCACAATAACCAACAACTGTCCCTATACTATATGGCCCGGTACCCTCTCCGGCGCAGGCTCGCCATCACTTGCAACAACCGGATTCCGTCTAGACCCCGGCCTAAGTGTGAAACTCACAAGTGTTCCTGGGTGGTCCGGCCGGATATGGGCAAGGACTGGTTGCACTTTTGATGCAACCGGAACTGGCAAATGCCAAACCGGCGATTGCGGAGGAAGGCTTGAGTGTGATGGAAATGGTGCTGCTCCTCCTACCTCCTTGTTTGAGATAACGCTTGGTAAAGGCACTGATCAAGACTATTATGACGTGAGTATGGTAGATGGTTACAATTTACCATTGCTTGCTCAACCACGAGGTGTATATGGGGGTGCTGCTTGTAATGCCACAGGTTGTGTTACTGATATTAATAGAG GTTGTCCAAAAGAACTTCAAGTGGTTGGTGGAGATGGATACCAAGATGAAGGTGGTGTAGTAGGCTGTAGGAGTGCTTGTGAGGCATTTGGGTCAGACCAATACTGCTGCAGTGGAGCATTTGCAAACCCAACAACATGCCAGCCCTCTTATTATTCCACCATTTTCAAGAGGGCTTGTCCAAGAGCCTATAGCTATGCATTTGATGATGGAACAAGCACCTTCACTTGCAAAGCTTATGAATATGACATTGTTTTTTGTCCTAGCAGCTATAGGTATGCACAAAAACACTTTTCTCTCCCTTCAATTCAATTCCTGATTAGTAGTCTTGTATGCTCTTAG
- the LOC107458465 gene encoding uncharacterized protein LOC107458465: MAAPPRTGRLFQDTNAYAPRKVRVSGRKPLSDVSNNAGNKPLDASAKPSVSVTRPSKQIIKSNLDNNNNNNNISVIMNDGAVFVSSSAKAKNLESSNIRTANNTASGKSKTGGGGSRKVLSDISNTGKLPLLEIKEKKTLKSLREEEPLFPSAIGEEMCRHDHRRCVEAQSKALDFRFIMNDCFRDLKVSAEPPLNIKIESESEHWESDEEPELSIPEGQSRMWHWSGISSPEHCNNEEHLELPSSPVNFEIAKSLVTKRKVGTPKDKGAFEEDPVSL; this comes from the exons ATGGCAGCGCCACCACGAACTGGGCGCTTGTTTCAAGACACCAACGCCTACG CTCCCAGGAAAGTTAGGGTTTCGGGAAGAAAGCCTCTTTCTGATGTATCCAATAATGCAGGGAACAAACCCCTCGATGCCTCAGCCAAACCCTCTGTTTCGGTTACTCGTCCATCCAAACAGATTATTAAGTCTAATctcgataataataataataataataacatctCTGTTATTATGAACGATGGAGCCgtttttgtttcttcttctgCAAAGGCAAAGAATCTTGAATCCAGTAACATCAGGACAGCGAATAACACGGCTTCTGGGAAATCGAAGACCGGTGGTGGTGGCAGTAGGAAGGTTCTTTCTGACATTTCAAACACAGGGAAGTTGCCTCTTCTGGagataaaggaaaagaaaacccTGAAGTCATTGAGAGAGGAGGAACCTCTTTTTCCTTCTGCAATTGGTGAAGAGATGTGCCGGCACGATCATCGGAGGTGTGTCGAAGCACAATCTAAGGCTCTGGATTTTCGCTTCATAATGAATG ATTGTTTTAGGGACTTGAAGGTTTCAGCTGAACCACCTTTGAATATCAAAATTGAG TCTGAGAGCGAGCACTGGGAATCTGACGAGGAACCTGAGCTGTCGATTCCTGAAGGGCAGTCCCGGATGTGGCATTGGAGTGGGATCAGCTCTCCAGAACACTGCAACAATGAAGAACACTTGGAACTGCCTTCGAGCCCAGTGAACTTTGA AATTGCCAAGAGCCTGGTGACCAAGAGAAAGGTTGGAACTCCAAAGGACAAGGGAGCATTTGAAGAAGATCCTGTGTCGTTGTAA